A genomic stretch from Littorina saxatilis isolate snail1 unplaced genomic scaffold, US_GU_Lsax_2.0 scaffold_338, whole genome shotgun sequence includes:
- the LOC138957904 gene encoding uncharacterized protein DDB_G0292186-like, producing the protein MTQEGLCVTPESVTCSSVNYAYTECSLSGVGSSLQKTRQLSGSPCTEDVSYGLTADSMAVWVVWSCYHYDCIHYHSYNNNHSHNNDHSHNNNHSHNNDHVNNNDHSHNNDPSHNNDNSRNNDHVNNNDHSHNNDHVNNNHDHSNNNDHSNNNDHVNNNDHSNNNDHSNNNDHSNNNDPVNNNDHSHNNDHVHNNTHHDHYIYHNDDTHNDHSYNTQANNSGAESAVKGAVASPVTIGSQLQPCATGARGIKLG; encoded by the exons ATGACGCAAGAAGGACTCTGTGTGACGCCAGAGAGTGTGACGTGTTCTTCAGTCAACTATGCCTACACGGAATGCTCGTTGTCCGGTGTGGGGTCTTCCCTTCAGAAGACGAGGCAGCTTTCAGGATCGCCCTGCACAGAGGATGTGTCCTACGGCCTGACCGCTGACTCTATGGCCGTTTGGGTCGT TTGGAGTTGTTACCACTACGACTGCATCCACTACCATTcctacaacaacaaccactCCCACAACAACGACCActcccacaacaacaaccactccCACAACAACGACCATGTCAACAACAACGACCACTCCCACAACAACGACCCTTCCCACAACAACGACAACTCCCGCAACAACGACCATGTCAACAACAACGACCACTCTCACAACAACGACCATGTCAACAACAACCACGACCACTCCAACAACAACGACCACTCCAACAACAACGACCATGTCAACAACAACGACCACTCCAACAACAACGACCACTCCAACAACAACGACCACTCCAACAACAACGACCCTGTCAACAACAACGACCACTCCCACAACAACGACCATGTCCACAACAACACCCACCACGATCACTACATCTACCATAACGACGACACCCACAACGACCACTCTTACAACACCCAG gccaacaactcgggtgcagagtctgctgtgaaaggagcggtagcctcccctgtcacaataggATCACAGCTACAGCCTTGTGCCACGGGTGCACGCGGAATTAAACTTGGGTAA